The segment CGTTCCCGGTCGAGGAGCAGGTCGTCTCGATCTGGGCCGGCACCACCGGTCAGCTGGACGAGGTCCCGGTCGCGGACATCCGCCGCTTCGAGCGCGAGTTCCTGGACAACGTCCGCCTGGAGCACAAGGGCATCCTGGCCGGCATCGTCGAGACCGGCCTGCTGGAGCAGGGCACCATCGACGCGCTGACCGCCGCGATCACGTCCTTCAAGCAGGGCTTCACCACGGCTGACGGCAAGCTGCTCTCCGAGCAGGCCTGAGTCCGGTAGCGAGGGAAAGGACGTAACGACCCAATGGGAGCACAGCTTCGGGTCTACAAGCGCCGCATCCGCTCCGTCACCGCGACGAAGAAGATCACCAAGGCGATGGAGATGATCTCCGCGTCGCGCATCGTCAAGGCGCAGCGCGCGGTGGCCGCCTCCACTCCGTACGCCGACGAGCTCACCCGCGCGGTGACCGCGGTGGCCACCCGGTCCACCGCGAAGCACCCGCTGACCACCGAGAACCCGAACGCGAAGCGCGCCGCCGTCCTGCTGATCACGGCGGACCGCGGCCTGGCGGGCGGCTACTCGACCAACGCCATCAAGCAGTCGCTGGCGCTCGCCGCCCGCCTCCGCGAAGAGGGCAAGGACGTGGTCACGTACATCGTCGGCCGCAAGGGCGTGGGCTACTACGGCTTCCGCAACCTCGCGGTGGCGAACTCCTGGACCGGCTTCTCCGACAAGCCGACCTACGGGGACGCCAAGACGGTGTCGGCTGATCTCATCGCGGCCTTCACCGCGGAGACCGGTGGCGTGGACGAGCTGCACCTGGTGTCGACCGAGTTCCAGTCGATGCTGACGCAGACCGCCGTCGACCACCGCCTGCTGCCGCTCAAGCTCGACGAGGTCGAGCTGAGCGACGGGGCGCCGGCCAAGAACCAGATCTTCCCGCTGTACGACTTCGAGCCGTCGGCGGAGGGCGTCCTCGACGCGCTGCTGCCGCGGTACGTCGAGAGCCGGATCTACAACGCGCTGCTGCAGTCGGCCGCTTCCGAGCACGCCGCCCGCCGCCGCGCGATGAAGAGCGCGACGGACAACGCCGGCGAGCTCATCAAGTCGCTGACGCGGCTTGCCAACTCGGCCCGTCAGGCCGAGATCACCCAGGAAATCAGCGAGATCGTGGGCGGCGCGAACGCGCTGGCCGACGCTAGCGCGGGGAGCGAATGAGTATGACCACCACTGTTGAGCCGACGGGCGCCGGACTGGCCACGGGCCGCGTCGCCCGGGTCATCGGCCCGGTCGTCGACGTGGAGTTCCCCGTCGACGCCATTCCGGACATGTTCAACGCCCTGCACGTCGAGGTGGACAACCCCGACGGCTCGGGCAAGAAGACCCTGACCCTCGAGGTCGCCCAGCACCTCGGCGACGGCCTGGTCCGCGGCATCTCGATGCAGCCGACCGACGGCCTGGTCCGCGGCGCGCAGGTCTCCGACACCGGTTCGGCGATCTCCGTCCCGGTCGGCCAGATCACCAAGGGCAAGGTGTTCAACGCCCTCGGTGAGGTGCTGAACGTCGACAAGGCCGAGTTCGAGTCCCAGGTGCAGGTCAAGTGGCCGATCCACCGCAAGGCCCCGAACTTCTCCGAGCTCGAGTCGAAGACCGAGATGTTCGAGACCGGCATCAAGGTCATCGACCTGCTGACCCCGTACGTCACCGGTGGCAAGATCGGCCTGTTCGGTGGTGCCGGTGTCGGCAAGACCGTGCTGATCCAGGAGATGATCTACCGCGTCGCCGAGAACTTCGGTGGTGTGTCGGTGTTCGCCGGTGTCGGCGAGCGCACCCGTGAGGGCAACGACCTCATCGACGAGATGGTCGACTCGGGCGTCCTGGACAAGACCGCGCTGGTCTTCGGCCAGATGGACGAGCCCCCGGGCACCCGTCTGCGCGTCGCGCTCTCCGCGCTGACCATGGCGGAGTACTTCCGCGACGTCGAGAAGCAGGACGTGCTCCTCTTCATCGACAACATCTTCCGGTTCACCCAGGCCGGTTCCGAGGTGTCGACCCTGCTCGGCCGCATGCCCTCCGCGGTGGGCTACCAGCCGAACCTGGCCGACGAGATGGGCCTCCTCCAGGAGCGCATCACCTCGACCCGCGGTCACTCGATCACCTCGATGCAGGCGATCTACGTCCCCGCGGACGACCTGACCGACCCGGCGCCGGCCACCACCTTCGCCCACCTGGACGCGACCACCGTGCTGTCGCGCCCGATCTCGGAGAAGGGCATCTACCCGGCCGTCGACCCGCTGGACTCCACGTCCCGCATCCTCGACCCGCGGTACATCACGCAGCTCCACTACGACACGGCCATCCGTATCAAGGGGATCCTGCAGAAGTACAAGGACCTCCAGGACATCATCGCGATCCTCGGCATCGACGAGCTGTCCGAGGAGGAC is part of the Kitasatospora setae KM-6054 genome and harbors:
- a CDS encoding F0F1 ATP synthase subunit gamma, with the protein product MGAQLRVYKRRIRSVTATKKITKAMEMISASRIVKAQRAVAASTPYADELTRAVTAVATRSTAKHPLTTENPNAKRAAVLLITADRGLAGGYSTNAIKQSLALAARLREEGKDVVTYIVGRKGVGYYGFRNLAVANSWTGFSDKPTYGDAKTVSADLIAAFTAETGGVDELHLVSTEFQSMLTQTAVDHRLLPLKLDEVELSDGAPAKNQIFPLYDFEPSAEGVLDALLPRYVESRIYNALLQSAASEHAARRRAMKSATDNAGELIKSLTRLANSARQAEITQEISEIVGGANALADASAGSE
- the atpD gene encoding F0F1 ATP synthase subunit beta; translation: MTTTVEPTGAGLATGRVARVIGPVVDVEFPVDAIPDMFNALHVEVDNPDGSGKKTLTLEVAQHLGDGLVRGISMQPTDGLVRGAQVSDTGSAISVPVGQITKGKVFNALGEVLNVDKAEFESQVQVKWPIHRKAPNFSELESKTEMFETGIKVIDLLTPYVTGGKIGLFGGAGVGKTVLIQEMIYRVAENFGGVSVFAGVGERTREGNDLIDEMVDSGVLDKTALVFGQMDEPPGTRLRVALSALTMAEYFRDVEKQDVLLFIDNIFRFTQAGSEVSTLLGRMPSAVGYQPNLADEMGLLQERITSTRGHSITSMQAIYVPADDLTDPAPATTFAHLDATTVLSRPISEKGIYPAVDPLDSTSRILDPRYITQLHYDTAIRIKGILQKYKDLQDIIAILGIDELSEEDKVTVQRARRIERFLSQNTYVAKQFTGVDGSTVPLSETIEAFNAIADGKYDHVPEQAFFMCGGIDDLERNAAELLKK